The genomic region GCTGCCCAAGAACGGGTACAGCGGCACATCCGAGGTGAGCATCGGCCCGCCCGAAGCGACGACGAGCGTGATGCCGATGGCCAGCAGCGCCACCCCGATGACGGTCGTCGTGATGGTGCCCAGCAGGCTCTCGATCCAGCTGCGCTCTCCCGCATCCTCGAAGGCGCGCAGCCGGATCGACAGCGTCCCGTCCTCGAGTCCGCGCGCGAGGTTCTCCAGGCGACGCGGGATGCCGCGCAGGCTCGCGACGGCGAGGGCGAGCTGCGTCTGCGCCGACAGCCACACATCGGATGCCGACACCGACGCGCGCGCGAAGTGCGGCGCGCGCTCGAGCGCCCGGCCGACCATGTCGTACCCGGGCACGACGCGTCGCAGCGATCCCTCGAGCGACATGAGCGTGCGGAAGACCAGGAGAAGCGACGGCGGGAGGGCGATGCGGTGGCGGCGCAGCGCGTCGAGCAGGGAGCGGAAGACGTTCTCGTCGGCCGGCACGTTGCGCAGGCGCGTCAGCATGACGCCGATGTCGCGCTGCAGCGACGCCTGGTCGACGGCGTCGGGCCCCGCGTCGCACAGCATCAGCACGACGTCGGTGGTCGCGACGTCGTCATCGGCGGCGATGCCGAGCATCAGCGGCATCAGCAGGCGCCGCATGCTCCGCTCGACGATCGCGACGGCGCCGAAGTCGATGAGCGCGACGGTTCCGTCGTCGCAGAGGATGAGGTTTCCCGCGTGCAGGTCGGCGTGGAAGACGCCGCGGACGACGATCTGCTCGAAGACCGCATCCAGGACGCCGTCCGCGATCGCCCGCCCCTGCTCCTCGGGCAGCGCGTGGGCGTCGAGCTTGCCGAACGGGACGCCGCGGATGCGCTCCTGGACGATCATGCGGCTCGTGCACAGGTCCTCGTGGACGGTGGGCAGGCGCAGCCGCATCGACTCGGACTGCTCGATCGCGCCGCGCAGCAGCGCGATGTTGGCCACCTCGACCCGGTAGTCCAGCTCCGCGCTGAGGGTGCGGGCGAACTCCGCCACGAGCGCCGAGATCCCGTAGTCGCGCGCCCAGTCGGTGCGCCGTTCGGCGTCGGCGGCGAGGCGCTCGAGGATGTCGAGGTCGGTGGTGACCTGGGCGCGGGCCCGCGGCCGCTGGATCTTGACGACGACCTCATCCCCGGACAGCAGGGTCGCGGTGTGCACCTGAGCGACGGATGCCGCGGCCATGGGGGTCTCGTCGATCGTCTGGAACACCTCGTCGATGCCGCGCCCGAGCTCCTTCTCGATCGCGGCGCGGGCCTCGGACCACGGAATCGGCGTCGAGTCCATCTGCAGCGTGGACAGCGCGTCGATGAGCTCGCGCGGGAGCACGTCCTCGCGCGACGAGAGCACCTGGCCCAGCTTGACGAAGGTCACGCCGGCTTCGTCGAGCGCCGCGACGATGGCGTGGGCGAGCTCCTCGCTGCCTGCATGCCGATTCTGGAATGCACCGAGACCGTGCCGCGAGGCGATCGTGAGGATCTGGGCGTACCGACGCGCCCGGTCGCGGCGGCGGAAGGCGTCGCGCACCGTCGCGACCGGGCTGCGCCAGCCATGACTCGGCCACAGGAACTCGAGTGTGACGATCGCGATGACCGTGAGCGCGAAGACCCAGCCGACCATGAGGAGGAGGAACGCCACCGCCACGGGGGCGTCGACCACGAAGGTGCCGTCGCCGCGGACGACGTCCGCCTGGCGCAGCGTCCACCACACCAGCGGCACGCTCACGGCGAAGACGACGAACGCGGTGACGCCGGCGCGGACCCAGCCGACCTGGGAGTCGAGCAGCCGGCGGGCCAGCCAGCCGCCCGCGCCCGCGAAGACGAGCGCGAACAGCGCGAAGACGAGCCAGGCCGGCATACGGCGATTCTGTCAGCCGGAACGCCGGAGGAAGAGGCCCTAAGACCCCTGATGCGTCACGAGACCGGAGTGGACTCCGCGACGCGCTGGTCGTCCTCGGTCGCGACCAGCTGCCCGCACGCGCCGTCGATCTCCTTGCCGCGGGTGTCGCGCAGTGTCGTCGGGATGCCCTTGGCCTCGAGCCGGCGCACGAACTCGTCCTGCACGGCCGGCTCCGACGAGGTCCAGATCGAGCCGGGCGTCGGGTTCAGCGGGATGGGGTTGACGTGAACCCAGCCGCGGCCGCGCTCGTTGAGCTTGTCGCCGAGCAGATCCGCGCGCCAGCCGTGGTCGTTCATGTCCTTGATGAGGGCGTATTCGATCGAGACGCGGCGACCCGTCTTCTCGAAGTACGCCCGTGCGGCGTCGAGCGCCTCGTCGACCTTCCAGCGGGAGTTGACCGGGATCAGCTCGTCACGCAGCTTGTCGTCGGGTGCGTGCAGCGACAGCGCGAAGGTCACCGGGATGTCCTCGTTCGCGAGCTTGGTGATCGCCGGCACGAGCCCGACGGTCGACACCGTGATGCCGCGTGCGCTCATGCCGATGCCGTGCGTCTTGTCGGTCATCACCCGCACGGCCTGCATGACGCGGGCGTAGTTGGCCAGCGGCTCCCCCATGCCCATGAAGACGATGTTGGTGACCCGCTCGCCCTCGTGGCCGACCTTGCGCGGGTCACCGAGACCGCCGTCGGCGATGAGCCGGTTGGCCCGCACGACCTGCTCGACGATCTCGGCCGCCGACATGTTGCGGGTCAGGCCCGCCTGCCCCGTCGCGCAGAACGGGCAGTTCATGCCGCAGCCGGCCTGGCTCGACACGCACAGCGTGATGCGTCCCGGGTAGCGCATGAGGACCGACTCCACCAGGGCGCCGTCGTGGAGCTTCCACAGGAACTTGATCGTGTCGCCGCGGTCGGTCTCGAGGCGGCGCACCTCGGTGAGCAGGTGGGGCAGCATGCCCGCGACGAGCTCTTCCCGCCCGGATGCCGGCAGGTCGGTCATCGTCGACGGGTCGCTGGTGTAGTGCGTGAAGTAGTGCTTCTCGAGCTGCTTCGCGCGGAAGCCGGGCATGCCCAGCTCCTTGACCTTCTCGACCCGCTGCTCGGGGGTCAGATCGGCGAGGTGCACCGGCGGCTTGCCGCGCTTGGGCGAGGCGAACTGCAGGAGCGGGCGACCCTCGGCATCCTTCTTCTGGGTCCAGCCTTCGGTGGCCGGGCGGACCTGGCGCACGCGGGGGGACTCGGAGGATGTCGTCATGCCCCCCAGGGTACCGGGGCGCACCTGCGTGAAGGCTGGCGGGCCACGTCGCAGAAGTCCGCACGCGCCCCGGCCGCCGTAGGATCGGAGCATGGGCAGCCGGACGGAGCCGCGGCGCGGACCGGGCGTCGTGCACAAGGTGCTGAACAACAACGTCGTGGTCACGGTGGGCACCAAGGGCACCGAGGTCGTCCTCATGGGCCGCGGCCTGGGGTTCCAGGTCAAGCCGGGCGACCCCATCGACGCCGACAAGATCGAGAAGACGTTCCTTCTCGAGGGAGACCGCGCCCACGCGCAGGAGACGCTGGCGAACGTGCCCTACGCGCTCGTCGAGGCGGTCGACCAGTCGATCGTCGTCGCCCAGGGAAGTCTCGGTCGCGACCTCGGCAGGAGCCTGCCGGTGGCGATCATCGATCACCTGCAGTTCGTGCTGCAGCGGCTGAGCGAGGGCATCCGCATCCCGACCGCGCCCATGCCCGAACTGGGCGTGCTCTACCCCGAGGAGTACCGTGCCGCCGAGCTCATGGTGGAGCAGCTCAGCACGGATCTGAGCGTCGACCTTCCCGACGAGGAGAAGGTGTTCCTGACGATGCATCTCGTCAACGCGACACAGGATGCGCCCAACGGCACGGCCGCTCTCCTGTTCCGCCGGGTGCAGCACATCGCGAGCACCGTCGAGAGCTTCTTCGACCTTTCACTGGACACCGAAAGCCCTGATTACGCGCGGTTCATCCTTCACGTGAAGTTCCTGCTGCAGCGGCTCGTCTCCGACAGCATGCTGCAGAGCGGGGACACGTCGTTCTACGAGTTCGCCCGCAGGAGCTATCCGCGCGCGGCCGAGTGCGCCGACGTGGTCGCCGAGTACATCCATGCCGCGGCGGGCACTGAACTCACCGACGAGGAGCGGCTGTACATCATCGTGCACGTCGAGCGGTTGACGCAGCGGGTGGGCGCGTAGGCGTTCCCATCCAATGGGACTTTGGTCCCATACGGATGTGCCGGACCCTGTGCTAACGTGAGCCTCGCGAATCGACGATTCGCCCCAGTCTTCGGATTGTTACTGCGCACGCAGGCAAAACCTGAGCTGACCTGAGTCCTGACGGACCTGGTCGACAGCTCAGGTTTTTTTGTTGCCCGAAACAGGCCGACGGCTTCGCTCCACACAAGAAAGACGCCGCGCGGAAGCGGCGGAGGGAGGGGATCCACGATGGATCACCGCAAAGTCGCCGAAGGCGTCCTGAAGGGCGTCGGCGGCGAGGAGAACGTCACGTCGCTCGTGCATTGCGCGACCCGGCTTCGCTTCGTCCTGAAGGACAAGTCGAAGGCCGACGCCGCCGCCATCAAGAAGGTCCCCGGCATCATCACCACCGCCGAGGCGGGCGGCCAGTTCCAGGTCGTCGTCGGCAACGAGGTGCCCGAGGTGTTCGCCGAGATCGGCAAGATCTCCAAGCTCGGCTCCGGCGAGGCCAAGGCAGCGGCCGACGCCCCCAAGGGCAATCTGTTCAACCGTGCCATCTCGATGATCGCCGCGATCTTCACCCCGCTGCTGTGGGTGCTCGCCGGCACCGGTCTGCTGAAGGCCTTCCTCGTCACGGCGGCGACCTTCGGCTGGATCGACACCGCGGGGACGACCTACACGATCCTCTACGCGCTCTCCGACGCGTTCATCAACTTCCTGCCGCTCGCGCTGGCCTTCACGGCGGCGCGGTACTTCAAGGCGAACGAGTTCACGTCGTTCGCGATCGCCGGCGCCCTGGTGTACCCGTCCATCGTGGCGCTGAACGGCAGCCCCGACCCGATCGACTTCTTCGGCATCCCGGTCACGATGGTCAGCTACGTCTCGAGCGTCATCCCGATCATCATCATCGTGTGGCTGCAGAGCTACGCCGAGAAGTTCCTCTACGCCAAGCTGCACTCCTCGATCCGCCGCTTCCTGACGCCGATGATCGTCGTGCTCGTCGCCGTCCCGCTCGTGCTCACCGCGATCGGCCCGCTGTCGTCCTTCATCAGCTCCGGCATCGCCGGCGGCGTGAACTGGGTGTTCGAAGTGGCACCGTGGCTCGGCGGCGCGATCATGGGCGGCCTGTGGCAGGTCTTCGTGATCTTCGGCCTGCACTGGGGCTTCGTCCCGATCATCGTGCTGCAGTACCAGGAGATGGGCTCCATCGCGATGGCCGCTCCGCTCTGGGCCGCCGTGCTCGCCATGGCCGGCGCCACCGCCGGTGTGTGGGCTCGCACCCGCAACAAGAACCTGCGTTCGCTGGCGGCTCCGGCCACGCTCTCGGGCTTCCTCGCCGGCATCACCGAGCCCGCGATCTACGGTGTGACCCTGCCGCTGCGTCGCCCCTTCGGCTTCGCGATCGCCGGTGGCGCGATCGGCGGTGCGCTCATCGCGATGGGCGGCGTCGCCTCGAACAACCCCGGTGCCCTGCCTTCGCTGCTGTCGATCCCCTCGCTCATGACGATCGGCAACCAGGCGCTCATGTGGATCGGCGTCGGCGTCGCGATCGTGCTGCCCTTCGTGCTCACCCTCGTGGTCGGGTTCAAGGACCCGGTCGAGGAGGCCACCGTCGCCGCAGAGGCCAAGGACCTCGACCTCCGCAGCCCGCTCGACGGCACCGTCGTGCCGCTGGCCGAGGTTCCCGACGCCGCCTTCGCCGAGGGTGCGCTGGGTGACGGCGTCGCGATCGTCCCGGCCGCGGGCGTCCTGTACGCCCCGTTCGACGGGGTGGTCGCAGCTGCCTTCCCGACCGGCCACGCCGTGGGCCTGCGCAGCGCCGACGGCGCCGAGGTGCTCATCCACCTGGGCATCGACACCGTCAAGCTCGCCGGCAAGCACTTCACCCTCAAGGTGGAGCAGGGCCAGACCGTCGCAGCCGGCGACGTGCTCGTGGAGTTCGACCTCGAGGCCATCAAGGCCGCGGGCTATGACATGACCACCCCGGTCATCGTCACCAACGGCGACCAGCACGAGATCGTCGGCGACCGCGCCGCAGGCCCGATCGCCCACGGCGACACGCTGTACTTCGCGACCGCCGTCGCCCCGGCAGCGACCGCTCCGGCCGGCGTCTGACCGCCACGGGGGTGCAGCCGGCCACCGGCTGCACCCCCGTCCCCCTGCCCGCCTCACGATCCATCACGAAGGAAACACCATGAGCACCACCATCCCGACCCCGTTCCCCGAGGGCTTCCTGTGGGGCGGGGCGACCGCCGCCAACCAGATCGAAGGTGCCTATGCCGAGGGCGGCAAGGGCCTGTCGATCCAGGACGTCATGCCGCAGGGCCTCATGACCCCGCCGACCGCGGAGCCGACGCCCGACA from Microbacter sp. GSS18 harbors:
- a CDS encoding PRD domain-containing protein — translated: MGSRTEPRRGPGVVHKVLNNNVVVTVGTKGTEVVLMGRGLGFQVKPGDPIDADKIEKTFLLEGDRAHAQETLANVPYALVEAVDQSIVVAQGSLGRDLGRSLPVAIIDHLQFVLQRLSEGIRIPTAPMPELGVLYPEEYRAAELMVEQLSTDLSVDLPDEEKVFLTMHLVNATQDAPNGTAALLFRRVQHIASTVESFFDLSLDTESPDYARFILHVKFLLQRLVSDSMLQSGDTSFYEFARRSYPRAAECADVVAEYIHAAAGTELTDEERLYIIVHVERLTQRVGA
- the rlmN gene encoding 23S rRNA (adenine(2503)-C(2))-methyltransferase RlmN yields the protein MTTSSESPRVRQVRPATEGWTQKKDAEGRPLLQFASPKRGKPPVHLADLTPEQRVEKVKELGMPGFRAKQLEKHYFTHYTSDPSTMTDLPASGREELVAGMLPHLLTEVRRLETDRGDTIKFLWKLHDGALVESVLMRYPGRITLCVSSQAGCGMNCPFCATGQAGLTRNMSAAEIVEQVVRANRLIADGGLGDPRKVGHEGERVTNIVFMGMGEPLANYARVMQAVRVMTDKTHGIGMSARGITVSTVGLVPAITKLANEDIPVTFALSLHAPDDKLRDELIPVNSRWKVDEALDAARAYFEKTGRRVSIEYALIKDMNDHGWRADLLGDKLNERGRGWVHVNPIPLNPTPGSIWTSSEPAVQDEFVRRLEAKGIPTTLRDTRGKEIDGACGQLVATEDDQRVAESTPVS
- a CDS encoding beta-glucoside-specific PTS transporter subunit IIABC, translating into MDHRKVAEGVLKGVGGEENVTSLVHCATRLRFVLKDKSKADAAAIKKVPGIITTAEAGGQFQVVVGNEVPEVFAEIGKISKLGSGEAKAAADAPKGNLFNRAISMIAAIFTPLLWVLAGTGLLKAFLVTAATFGWIDTAGTTYTILYALSDAFINFLPLALAFTAARYFKANEFTSFAIAGALVYPSIVALNGSPDPIDFFGIPVTMVSYVSSVIPIIIIVWLQSYAEKFLYAKLHSSIRRFLTPMIVVLVAVPLVLTAIGPLSSFISSGIAGGVNWVFEVAPWLGGAIMGGLWQVFVIFGLHWGFVPIIVLQYQEMGSIAMAAPLWAAVLAMAGATAGVWARTRNKNLRSLAAPATLSGFLAGITEPAIYGVTLPLRRPFGFAIAGGAIGGALIAMGGVASNNPGALPSLLSIPSLMTIGNQALMWIGVGVAIVLPFVLTLVVGFKDPVEEATVAAEAKDLDLRSPLDGTVVPLAEVPDAAFAEGALGDGVAIVPAAGVLYAPFDGVVAAAFPTGHAVGLRSADGAEVLIHLGIDTVKLAGKHFTLKVEQGQTVAAGDVLVEFDLEAIKAAGYDMTTPVIVTNGDQHEIVGDRAAGPIAHGDTLYFATAVAPAATAPAGV
- a CDS encoding AarF/UbiB family protein, which translates into the protein MPAWLVFALFALVFAGAGGWLARRLLDSQVGWVRAGVTAFVVFAVSVPLVWWTLRQADVVRGDGTFVVDAPVAVAFLLLMVGWVFALTVIAIVTLEFLWPSHGWRSPVATVRDAFRRRDRARRYAQILTIASRHGLGAFQNRHAGSEELAHAIVAALDEAGVTFVKLGQVLSSREDVLPRELIDALSTLQMDSTPIPWSEARAAIEKELGRGIDEVFQTIDETPMAAASVAQVHTATLLSGDEVVVKIQRPRARAQVTTDLDILERLAADAERRTDWARDYGISALVAEFARTLSAELDYRVEVANIALLRGAIEQSESMRLRLPTVHEDLCTSRMIVQERIRGVPFGKLDAHALPEEQGRAIADGVLDAVFEQIVVRGVFHADLHAGNLILCDDGTVALIDFGAVAIVERSMRRLLMPLMLGIAADDDVATTDVVLMLCDAGPDAVDQASLQRDIGVMLTRLRNVPADENVFRSLLDALRRHRIALPPSLLLVFRTLMSLEGSLRRVVPGYDMVGRALERAPHFARASVSASDVWLSAQTQLALAVASLRGIPRRLENLARGLEDGTLSIRLRAFEDAGERSWIESLLGTITTTVIGVALLAIGITLVVASGGPMLTSDVPLYPFLGSTIGLGGLLLIARSLRSALRRRLPGR